The following are encoded together in the Actinomycetota bacterium genome:
- a CDS encoding inositol-3-phosphate synthase — MRKVRTAIVGVGNCASSLVQGIEYYRDAKEGDLIPGLMHVSVGPYHIRDIEIVCAFDVDADKVGKDVSEAIFSGHNNTIKICDVPRLGATVYRGPTLDGFGKYYSMVAQEHPSQPVNVAEVLARHRVDVLINYLPVGSEKATHFYIEEALRAGCGVVNCIPVFVAREEMWQGKFRRHGLPIVGDDIKSQVGATIVHRVLAKLFNDRGVVLDRTAQLNIGGNMDFMNMLERERLESKKVSKTDAVVSQLNHGIDKDNVHIGPSDYVAWLDDRKWAYIRLEGREFGDVPVTIEFKLEVWDSPNSAGIVIDAVRCCKLAMDRGLSGALIGPSAYFMKSPPVQYSDDAARQMVEDFIAGKPGGTLTTADFGNGKDLEREEKLLPARPLAEEA; from the coding sequence AGGTAAGAACGGCCATCGTGGGCGTGGGGAACTGCGCCTCCTCCCTCGTACAGGGGATCGAGTATTACCGCGACGCGAAGGAGGGAGACCTGATACCCGGGCTCATGCACGTGTCCGTAGGCCCTTACCACATCCGTGACATAGAGATCGTGTGCGCCTTCGACGTCGACGCCGACAAGGTGGGAAAGGATGTCTCCGAGGCGATATTCTCCGGGCACAACAACACGATCAAGATATGCGACGTGCCGCGCCTGGGGGCCACCGTTTACCGGGGACCCACCCTGGACGGCTTCGGCAAGTACTACAGCATGGTCGCCCAGGAGCACCCCTCGCAGCCGGTGAACGTCGCAGAGGTGCTGGCGCGTCACCGGGTGGACGTGCTCATCAACTACCTCCCGGTGGGAAGCGAGAAGGCAACCCACTTCTACATCGAGGAGGCCCTGCGGGCGGGCTGCGGCGTCGTCAACTGCATCCCGGTCTTCGTGGCCAGGGAAGAGATGTGGCAGGGGAAATTCCGCAGGCACGGCCTCCCCATCGTGGGCGACGACATCAAGTCCCAGGTGGGGGCGACCATAGTGCACCGCGTGCTGGCCAAGCTCTTCAACGACCGCGGCGTGGTCCTCGACCGCACGGCGCAGTTGAACATCGGCGGCAACATGGACTTCATGAACATGCTGGAGCGGGAGAGGCTGGAGTCGAAGAAGGTCTCGAAGACGGACGCCGTGGTCTCACAGCTCAATCACGGCATAGACAAGGATAACGTGCACATCGGGCCGAGTGATTATGTGGCCTGGCTCGACGACCGCAAGTGGGCTTACATACGGCTGGAGGGGAGGGAGTTCGGCGACGTGCCCGTCACCATCGAGTTCAAGCTGGAGGTGTGGGACTCTCCCAACTCGGCGGGCATCGTGATAGACGCCGTGCGCTGCTGCAAGCTGGCCATGGACCGCGGGCTGTCGGGAGCCCTAATCGGACCCTCCGCCTACTTCATGAAGTCGCCTCCGGTGCAATATTCCGACGACGCCGCCCGGCAGATGGTGGAGGACTTCATAGCGGGCAAGCCGGGCGGCACGCTCACCACCGCGGACTTCGGCAACGG